The following nucleotide sequence is from Bradyrhizobium roseum.
GCTGGCGGATCAGCATCTGCATGGCGAAGAGGTGGCCGAGTTCGGCCGCCTTGCGCAGCGCCTGGCCCGCCTCGTCGCGCGTGACCAGTGGCACATGGTCGAGGTCGCCGCGCTCCCACGACCTGTGGTGTTCGTAGATCTGATGATAAGCCTCGGCGCTGCCCTGTGCCGCGGCCTCGCGCAGCAGGGTGATCGCTTCCGTCTTCTGCGCATGGGGCAGGTTGCGCGCGTAGGCGGTCTTGAGGTCGGCGTTCCCAGGGTCAGCCTCGAACGCCATTTTGCAGCTTTCGCGCCGCATGTCCCACCGGCGGCGCCTTGCGTCGTCGTCGATATGCTCCCTCGGCTCCTTGAATAGTTGCCCGCATAATTCGACGGCATTCTCCGCCGTCAGAACGGGCAATGGCTTGGTGGCCTCGGAAAGCGCAGTGGCGGACTGCGTCGGAAGCCACAATGCCACCACGAAGCCGAAGGCGAGCAGGCCGGTCGCGAGGACGACTGCGCGCATCAGCGGCGGCAGACCATCATTCGCGGGAATTTTTTCAGGCACAACCATGTTCGAACGAATGCGACCCTCGTGGCCGTCGACGGTCATTTGTCGCGCCGCGCACCGCAACCGTTCAATCTGAACCCGGTACCGGCGTGGAACCCTCCGGCCTGTGGACGGAGCACGCTCCTAACCCGAATGTGAAGCGCAGACGATTTCATCGCTTTGCGGCAACCATTTTGCATGTCACCATCACTGACGTTCGACGGGAGGGCCGCATGCGCTGGTATGTCTCGATCGGGATCGTGCTTGTAACCGGAGTGCTCGCCGGCGGCGATGTGGCGAGTGTTGCCGCGCCGAACCGGCCGGGCCAGCAGATGAGCGCCGATGGCCGCCATGCTGCGGCGAGGGACGCCGACCCCACGGTGGATGTCGAACTCGTGCTGGCCGTGGATGTTTCCTATTCGATGGATCTCGACGAACTGGCGCTGCAGCGGGAAGGTTATGCGCAGGCGATCGTTTCCAAGGAGTTTCTGCAGGCGTTGAAGAACGGTCCGCACGGCAGGATCGCGATCACCTATTTCGAATGGGCGGCCTCCACCGACCAGAAGATCGTCATCCCCTGGCGCGTGATTGACGGGCCGGAGACGGCCGATGCCGTCGCCAATGAGATCGCCAGGACGCCGATCCGGCGCGCCTCGCGCACCTCGATCTCGGGGGCGATCAACTTCGCCATGCCGCTGTTCGATGAGAACCCGCACCGTGGCATCCGGCGGGTGATCGATATTTCCGGCGACGGCCCCAACAACAACGGCGCACCGGTCGTCATCGCGCGCGATGCCGCAGTGGAGAAGGGCGTCATCATCAACGGCCTGCCGATCATGGTCAAGGAGCCGTCCTATTCCACGATGGATATCGACAATCTCGATCTCTATTACGAGGACTGCGTGATCGGCGGCCCCGGCTCGTTCGTCGTGACCATCAAGGAACGCGACAAGTTCAAGGAAGCGATCCGCACCAAGCTGCTGCTCGAGATCGCCGGCCGTACCCCCGAGCGCCCGGTCGTTCCCGCCGCCGGCCGCGAGTCGCGCGTCAACTGCATGATCGGCGAGAAGATCTGGCAGGACCGGTGGGGAAGGTAAACCTCTTCGCCCGCCCTTTGAGGGGGCGGGTGAAGGACTTCGCTCATCGCCTGAACCGCGCTACCAGTTCCACATGCGGCGTGTGGCGGAACTGGTCGACGGGCGTCACCCCGTCGATCTTGTAGCCGCCGCCCATCAATATCTTCGCATCGCGCGCGAATGTCGTGACGTTGCAGGACACCGCGACCACCACAGGCACCTTGCTCGCCGCCAGCTGCGTCGCCTGCGCCTGTGCGCCCTGCCGCGGGGGATCGAACACGACCGTGTCGTAGTCGCGCAATTCCTGCGGCATCAGCGGGCGGCGAAACAGGTCGCGCGGCTCGGCGTGGACCGGCTTTAATCCTGGCGTGGTGGTCGCAGCCTTCTGCAGGGCGGTGACCGCACCGGCGTCGCTGTCGAAGGCGTTGACCTTTGCTTTCGCCGCCAGCCGCAACGCGAAGGGGCCGACGCCGCAGAACAGGTCGGCAATCTGTTTGGCGCGCTTGCAATGTTCCGAGACCAGCGCCGCCAACGTTTCCTCGCCGGCGACCGTGGCCTGCAGGAACGAGCCGGGCGGCAGCGTGACTTTTGCGGTGCCCATGGCGACGACCGGCGGGGTTCGCATCAAGACCAGTTCGCCATGGCGCGTCAGCCGCGCCAGCCTGTGCTGTTCGGCGATGTGCGACAGCCGCGTGATCAGGGCGGTCGACAACGGCCCGGATCCACGTACATCGATGTCCAGTCCGCTATCGGTTGCCGTGACCTGGATGTCCAGCGGCTTGCCGATCGAAATCAGCGGCTCGGCGAGCGCCCAGGCCACCTCGATCGCACCATTCAGATGTGGGTCGAGGATCGGGCAGCGGTCGATCGGAACGATGTCGTGGGCTCCTGCCGCCGCATAGCCGACCTTGAGCACCTCGTGCGTGCCCATCCGCGCGTGCAGCGTGATGCGCCTTCGGCCTGCGCCATGGGCATCGACGAGCGGCGCGACGTCGCAATCAATGCCCGCCTGCGCCAGCGTCGCCACCACCAGATCGCGTTTCCAGGCGGCGTAGGGGACGGCGTCCCAATGCTGGATCGCGCAGCCGCCGCAGACGCCGAAATGCGGGCAGAACGGCGCGATCCGCTCTGCGCTTGCGACCTCGACCTTGAGCAATCGCCGGCGGTCGGGATGACGACCCGGGACCGGGCCGGCCTCGATCGTTTCGCCGGCCAGCGTATACGGCACATAGAGGTTGCCGCCATCAGCGAGAACAACGCCGTCGCCGTGGTGGCCGACATGGTCGATCGCGAGGTGCTCAATTTCAGCCACGGCGCGCGCCCATGAAGAACTCGATATTGCCGTCGCCGCCGGTGATCGGCGATGGAAACACCTGGATATCGGTGCAGCCGAGCGAGGCCGCGAAGGCCTGGACGTCGTCGCAGATCTCCTGATGCACCATCGCGTTGCGGATGATGCCGTGCTTGGAATGCTTTCGTTCCGCCTCGAACTGCGGCTTGATCAGCGCGAGCAGATGCATCGGCGCGGCGGCCAGCGACAGCGCCACCGGCAGTACGGCCTTCAGGGAAATGAAGCTAACGTCGATGACGACGATATCGGGGCGGGCAGGCAGCCGCTTGCCCTCGAAGTTGCGGATATCGGTTTCCTCCATCGACACGATTCGCGGATGATCGTGCAGCGAGGCATGCAACTGGCTGCGTCCGACATCGACGGCGAACACCAGGCTCGCGCCGTTCTGCAGCAGCACCTCGGTGAAGCCACCGGTGGAGGCGCCGACGTCGAGGCAGACATGGCCTTCGATCTCGATCGGATACAGCTCCAGCGCGCCGGCGAGCTTGACGCCGCCGCGCGAGACATAGGGGTGCGCCGGCTGCGCCGACAGTTCGGCATCGGCGGCGATCATCTCGGAGGGTTTCAATACGGGACGGCCGCCGGCAATCACGCCGCCGGCATCGATCGCCGCGCGGGCGCGGGCGCGGCTTTCGAACAGGCCGCGCTCGACCAGCAGCACGTCCGCGCGCTTGCGGGCCATCGTCTTGCTGTCGCTGTCGTGGTTCAAGGTCAGTCCGATTTGCCAGTGGCGCGATCCGCCGCGAGCGCGACGCAGGCCTCGAACGAGGCGAGATCGTGCCAGATATCAGTAGGCCGCTGCCGCGGCATCACCAGTTCAGCACCATGCAGTTCGAGGCTGTGGATCATCATGAGATTATCAGTCAGGCCAAAATTCTCCACCGCCAGTCCTTCACCATCGATCAAATGGCCGGTAGCGGCTTTCGTTACCGCAAAGGACCGCGCGACTCTTTCGGTGTAGAGGGCCGGGTCGTTGCTATAGGCGAAGCAGAGCTTGCCGCGGCCGGCCATGTAGCCGAGTTCATAGACGGTGCCTGCGTCGGCACTGGGGCCGCGAAACGGCGTCAGGTTGGCGATGATCGCATCCGCCGAATCCATCATCGCCTCATTGCCCTTGAAGATCGCGAGCGAGGCATCGGGGGAAGTGAGGTCGATCGCGTTATCGAGCGGGTAGAGACCGATCAGTCCGTGGCGTTCGCAGATCGCGGCCTTGCGGCGGCCGATTTCGACGGCATCCGGCAGGAATACATCGGGACCTGCCAGATAGATCTTCATGGGATGACCGGCGAAAGGGCCTGCGCTTCGGTTCCGAGGGTGTCGGAACCGAAGCGACTTGAGCCTCAGGCGAGCTTGACCGACTCGGTCTTGTAGTCCTTGCCGAGCGCATCGAACACCTTGGCGACGATGCCCTTGGCGTCGAGTCCGGCGCGGGCATACATCGCGCTCGGCGAGTCGTGGTCGAGGAACTCGTCCGGCAGGATCATCGCGCGCATGCGCAGCCCGCCGTCGAGCATGCCATTGTCGGACAGCGTCTGCATGACGTGCGAGCCGAAGCCGCCGATCGATCCTTCCTCGATGGTCAGCAGCACCTCGTGATCGCGCGCCAGCTTGAGGAGGAGATCGACGTCGAGCGGCTTCATGAAGCGCGCATCGGCGATCGTGGTGGAAAGGCCGTGGGCGGCGAGTTCGTCGGCGGCCTTTTCGCATTCGGCCAGACGCGT
It contains:
- a CDS encoding DUF1194 domain-containing protein, which translates into the protein MRWYVSIGIVLVTGVLAGGDVASVAAPNRPGQQMSADGRHAAARDADPTVDVELVLAVDVSYSMDLDELALQREGYAQAIVSKEFLQALKNGPHGRIAITYFEWAASTDQKIVIPWRVIDGPETADAVANEIARTPIRRASRTSISGAINFAMPLFDENPHRGIRRVIDISGDGPNNNGAPVVIARDAAVEKGVIINGLPIMVKEPSYSTMDIDNLDLYYEDCVIGGPGSFVVTIKERDKFKEAIRTKLLLEIAGRTPERPVVPAAGRESRVNCMIGEKIWQDRWGR
- a CDS encoding TlyA family RNA methyltransferase; protein product: MARKRADVLLVERGLFESRARARAAIDAGGVIAGGRPVLKPSEMIAADAELSAQPAHPYVSRGGVKLAGALELYPIEIEGHVCLDVGASTGGFTEVLLQNGASLVFAVDVGRSQLHASLHDHPRIVSMEETDIRNFEGKRLPARPDIVVIDVSFISLKAVLPVALSLAAAPMHLLALIKPQFEAERKHSKHGIIRNAMVHQEICDDVQAFAASLGCTDIQVFPSPITGGDGNIEFFMGARRG
- a CDS encoding class I SAM-dependent RNA methyltransferase, coding for MAEIEHLAIDHVGHHGDGVVLADGGNLYVPYTLAGETIEAGPVPGRHPDRRRLLKVEVASAERIAPFCPHFGVCGGCAIQHWDAVPYAAWKRDLVVATLAQAGIDCDVAPLVDAHGAGRRRITLHARMGTHEVLKVGYAAAGAHDIVPIDRCPILDPHLNGAIEVAWALAEPLISIGKPLDIQVTATDSGLDIDVRGSGPLSTALITRLSHIAEQHRLARLTRHGELVLMRTPPVVAMGTAKVTLPPGSFLQATVAGEETLAALVSEHCKRAKQIADLFCGVGPFALRLAAKAKVNAFDSDAGAVTALQKAATTTPGLKPVHAEPRDLFRRPLMPQELRDYDTVVFDPPRQGAQAQATQLAASKVPVVVAVSCNVTTFARDAKILMGGGYKIDGVTPVDQFRHTPHVELVARFRR
- a CDS encoding nucleoside 2-deoxyribosyltransferase, which translates into the protein MKIYLAGPDVFLPDAVEIGRRKAAICERHGLIGLYPLDNAIDLTSPDASLAIFKGNEAMMDSADAIIANLTPFRGPSADAGTVYELGYMAGRGKLCFAYSNDPALYTERVARSFAVTKAATGHLIDGEGLAVENFGLTDNLMMIHSLELHGAELVMPRQRPTDIWHDLASFEACVALAADRATGKSD